A window of Glycine soja cultivar W05 chromosome 2, ASM419377v2, whole genome shotgun sequence genomic DNA:
aaaaaatcattgggaAAACATACAAATATGCTAATTTGGCTAGTCCTATTGATATAATGACCCTAACTGAACCTATAGATTAGCTCAAGAATTACATTTCCATGACTATTGCTAAGTGATACCAAGTtcacaaataataattcaataagACAATTACACTTTTTCTTGTGTATGAAAAGTTGATAACATGTTTATTCATGTACTTGTATATGAAAAGATTGAAAGAGAAAAAGCATCTATGACAATAGTATGCAATTACACTTTTTCTTGCTTTTGTGattagaatattaaaaaagGGAAACAATTTAACAAAAGGGAAAATGAAATAGTTTATCCGTGATTGTTGCTTATAAAATTGTACAAGAACAGGTAATGAACAAAATAATTAGTATCATTTGTACACGATATGTCGcttaagtaattaattattatattgacAGAAAGAGACAATCATATGATTGGTACCAAAGGTAAGGTTCTTATTGCAGATTCGAATCTTTCCATATAAACTCAATTACCCCAACTTAATAGGGATAAAAGAAAaccattttaagaaaataaaaaaaatacatactcGTCCACACTTGATTACTAAAGGGTACTCCATTCCAAGAAATGTTTCAATCAATGAGAATTGATCGAGACAAAGATGAATGTTGTTTATATTAACGAATGGACAAACTTCTTATATCTACTATAGAGTAACAACTAATTAAATATGACATGATTGAAACCACTAACAATGACTACAAAACATGATCCagaatgaagatgaaaataGACCAAATTACACttaaaaaatcatgaatgaaaAAATCCAACTACCACTAACAAGAAAAGGGAAGATACAAATTTTCAACAACTTAAGTATACTAAACTGTTAATGATTAGTGAAACAATTAAGAAATTGTTGATTCTCTGCATAATGTAAAGGTGTACTATCCTACTTAGTGGACAGGATAGAAAACAATACCATATGCAACCACACATCTTGGGCCTACAAAGAGTGGGAGTCAATACATATGGACCCAACACATAAAGATTCTACGATGAAATAGACAAATTGACATAGAATATCAATAAACAATGAAAAAGAATACAAATTTTCCCAAACTTTGTAAGGCACATTTCCTTCAAAACCAATTGTAAATAAGTATTTTCATGGTATAAGTTTAAAATACTCCGAAAGACAACCCCATGACCGGGAAATTGAACACAGAGTGATGTAGACTTCAGAAATTGACTTTTTCCTCATTTCCTTTATATTTTGCATTCTTTTAAATGGCTCACATTAGTTTACATGATGAGGACAACAAACAATTagactaaaaaaattcaagggTGTAAACAAGCAAAACACATCAAAGCATAATCAAAAACAACTTAAGGGAAGATAAATCAGAATCAATAATCGACAGTACCCATCTCACGATCAGGAAAAACTGAAAAAACCGAATTAACTAATCACTTAAGGATCAGTCAAAGTAGAATATGATtaactagaaaaagaaaatgaataaaaaacattttttttccaatcaaaatgagttgaaaagagaaataaaaaggtGGCTTTGAATCCTAGATTTTGACCAACTCCCAAAACTTTTAACACGAGattgaataataatactaattacTAAGCGAAGGTAACACGAAACATTCACAAGTCAAAATGGCACCGACCCTTTTGAATGTCTTAAATCAAAAAGCAAACAAAcaaattggaagaaaaataaaacaaatagagGAAAGacaggaaagaagaagaagaaacatacTTTACCTAAAAAATGAGCTCCAACCACGGGAAGAAAGAAATGAGATGCGGATTCTCATTTTTGTCTAAATATCTTGAAAGGAGAAAGTGAAGCACCAGTCAGAAGAGGAATACTAGAGAAATCTGAGAATGAAAAGAAGGGTCGAGAGAAGGGCTGagattttttaggttttttcaaaatgatgtcattttgtaacttttttttatgcgAAAACTCAGGTTTTAAAAACCGGCTAGGTCTCTGAGTTTGCACAAAATCGGTCGAGTTATACCGGGCCAAATGCATGCCTGGTCCAATAACCAAACCGACCCGGTTATGCCATCGGATCCTGGTTGAACCGAATCTTTAAACTATGCTTCAAAGACTTCTTACTCCTGAGGACCAAGCCTGACCTTTTGACCATAAATTGCGCCTCTTTGTAATTGTAGGGAGGAACCTTGACTAAAGCTTTTTGTCCTACCAAGACTTCCAACAGCTGGTACCTCGCCTGACCTTCCGGCAATAAACCACACCTCTTTGTAATTATAGGGAGGAACCTTGACTTAAAGTTGTTCTCCCCTACCAAGGCTTCTTACTCCAAAGACCCTGGCTGACCTTTCAGCCATAAATAGCATTTCTTTGTATTTTGTAGatctttttgtgttttaatcGATAATATACACTAcaagaaaatagaaatttaacAGGGATATCATAATGAGGGTTTATAAAATCGTTAGGAGTGAATGAAGTTAACAAGGCCTAATGTAACCTCGGTTAGTTACATGCAGTTATTATTAAAATCATAGGTAATTTCCAACGGTTTTAGATTAACCCCTgccaatgttaatttttttaatttttaattaatgtttcatttttaacccCTTTTtttcacattgtttttcttgaacatcCTTCCCTATTCCCTTTGTCTATCTTTCTCAACCCTAACGCCTCCACTCTAGAGCAGTACTTCAAAGGAGGCGATGGCGATGACGCTACAGAGGGCATGGAGGAGGAGGGAGAGGTCGAGGGAGAGGGTGATGCGATCATCATTCTGGCTGGAGATGCGGTAATAGTGGAGGAGCACTCCTTGTGGAACTGCGAGAGGGACTGGACGCTGTCATCATTGAGGAAGTTATAGAGGACCATGGCATGGTCGCGCGTGAGGAAGACGTGTGTTATGGATGTTTATGAAACAAAGTAAATCCTAGGAAGCTATGCAATGATTCGAAGATTAGAGTGAAATTGTCCAGGAATTCCTATGGAAAGAAAGGAATCCGAGCTGAATATTATTGATTATAGAATCAATTACAATAAGGAGGATTCAAGAATGTAGTTTTTTACACAATAGGTGCGTAACTTGAATACCAAATTACCATTTATAGCAAGTAACTAATTAACTAACAACCAATTCAAGAACTCAGTTACAACTACCAAGGCTATATTAGTAATAACATAAGTAACTACGTTTCCCTAACATAGCCCTCCCCTTAAAAAATTCTTCTCCTCAAGAATCGAATTGTGGAAACCTCCTCTTCAAGTCATAATAGAACTCCCAAGTTGCATCCTCTTTAAGTTGATGTTTCCATTGAACCAAGACTTTTGTGACAGCTTGTCCCCTTCTTTTGAATGTCATTCGATCCAGTATTGCTGCTGGTTCTTTAGGCCCTACAGCTTCAGGAATAAAATCAGGCAGTGTTGGAgaatgaatgaattgactaatatgCTTCTTAAGTTGTGaaacatgaaagacattgtgaaTTTTTGCATGATAAGGCAGCTTCAATTCATAGGCAACAACTCCAATTCTACTAATCACTGGATATGACCCAAAGTATTTAGGAGCTAGCTTCTCATTAGCTCTCGCAACAATGGAAACTTGCCTACAGGCATGCAATTTGACATAAACCAAGTCTCCAACAGAAAATTATCTTTCAGACCTGTGCTTATCAGCCACATGTTTCATCCTATTCTATTCTCTTTggagatgaaattttaaaaccttCAACATCTCCTTTCTTTTTGCCAAACTTCGATCCACCAATTGTACCTTATTCACCAGGCAAATAGGGTAGATGAATAGGAGGGGACTGACCATATACTACCTCATATGGTGTAGTTTGAATAGTTGAGTGGAAAGTGGTATTGTACCACCACTCTGCCAAAGGTAACCACTTAGGTCATTGTTGAGGAGAATCAACACACATACACCTCAAATAAGTTTCTAAACACCAATTGACTACCTCATTTTGTCTATCTGTCTGAGGGTGATAGGCACTAGATAGTTGAAATTGCACACCCTGGAATGCCATTAATTCCTGCCAGAATTTGCTGAGGAAGATTGAATCCCTGTCACTTGTTATAGAAGATGGAAAACCATGTAGCTTGAAAACATGATCCATAAAAGCTTGAGCTACTGTGTTGGCAGTATATGGATGTGATAAAGGTATATAATGTGCAACTTTACTCAAAcgatccaccaccacaaagatagctTGTTTGCCATTCAAAAGGGGTAGACCCTTTATAAAGTCCATTGATATGTGCTACCACACATGATTCGGCACAGGCAATTGTTGCAGGAACCCTGGATAAGCAACATGATCTTACTTACACACTGCTGCACAAATTGTTTGACATCCGAGGTCAAACCCTTCCAATATAGAACAACCTTGATTCTTTTACAAGTTGTAGTTCTACCTGAGTGACCTCCTGGTGTAGAATTATGAAAGCAATATAGTAATTCTTGTCTAAGTTGGAGATCTTTACCTACCACCAATTTACCCTTCCTCCTCAACTGATCATTAAGCCAAGTGTAATGCTTATGAGAGCTGCTATTTTCTTTCAATGTTGCAATAATAGTTGCCAATGAAGCATCAGAAGTCCAAGTGCTTTGAATCTTGTCCAACACATCTGTTTGAATTGTTTGGACCCTTAGTGCTTTGCATTCAATATCCTTCAACCTTGACAAGGAATCAACTGCAATATTCTCCTTGCCTTGCTTATACTCAATGGAGAATTCAAACTCCATGAGTTTGACAAACCATTTCTGCTGAAATGCAGTAGTCAATATGTGTTCTAGCATACATTTGAGGATCTTGTGGTCAGTTCTAATAACAAATGGCCTACTTAAGAGATAGTGTTGCCACTTCTGGACAACAAACACTACTGCAAGTAGCTCTTTTTCGTAAATGGAGAGGGCTTGCTGCTACTGATGCAACATCCTACTGACAAAGGCAATAGGATGATGTTGTTGCATTAACACAACACCTATGCCTTGACCAGAAGCATTAACTTCAATGACAAAAATCTATGTGAAATTAGGCATAGACAAGACAGATGCAGAGGTGAAGGACTCTTGGAGTTGTTGAAAGGCTATTTTGGCTGCAGGAGTCCACTGAAACTTGTCCTTTTTTAGCATTTCAGTCAATGGTCTGGCCATAGTACCATAATTCCTTACAAATCTTCTATAGTAACCTGCCAAGCCCAAAAACCCTATAAGTTGCTTAAGAGTAGCAGACATAGGCCAATTTTGGACTGCCACTATTTTGGCAGGGTCTGTTGAAACCCcttcaatatatataacatgcCCTAAGTACTCCACCTGAGGCACACCAAAGTAACATTTGGATTGTTTGGCTAACAACTGGTTTGATCTCATTACTGCAAAAACCTTATGTAAGTGTTGTAAGTGCTCATCCAAGGATTGACTATAGATGAGGatgtcataaaaaaaactagcaaaaaCTTCCTCATGAATTCTTGGAAAACAGTGTTTATCAGGTTTTGAAATGTAGCAGGGGCATTGGTGAGGCCAAATGGCATGACCAAGTATTCAAAATGACCATTGTGAGTTCTGAATGTTGTCTTGTAAATATCAGCAATATGCATTTTAACTTGATGGTACCCTGCCCTAAGATCAATCTTGTAAAAGATAGTAAAGCCGTGCAACTCATCCATGAGATCTTCTACCAAAGGAATTGGAAACCGATCCTTGATGATATTCTTGTTCAAGTCCCTGTAGTCAACACACAACCTCCCAGTGCCATCTTTTTTCCCAACCAACACTACTGGACTAGCATAAGGGCTGTTGCTAATTTGAATGATTCTTGAGTCCAACATCTCATGGATTATCTTATCAATGATATCCTTTTGTTGCTTGGCATACCTATAAGATCTTTTGTTGATTGGTTCAGCAGATTGCAAGAGAGGGATTCTATGATCATGCTCTCCTCTACTTAGTGGTAGTTGTGTAGGTGTCACAAACACATCTTCATATTGGCATAAAATCTATTCAATAACAGTGGGAATGTCCACCTTAGTGGCATGAGTTGTTAATGCCTAAAATACTCCACCTTCCATCCCTACTTGGATCATAGACAAGTGCACACTATTGTTCACTATTTTATCAAGAGTTGGGCTCTTGACTGATTTACAACTGCTTGGATTAGAACCTCTTAATACATGTCTTCTGTCCTGAACCATAAATTCCATACTCAGCTTGGTGAAATTCCAAGTGATATCTCCTAATGTGATCAGCCATTCAATACCCAGCACTATATCACAACATCCTAGGGGAATCAGCATGACATCTGAAGTGAAAGTGGTATGCTGAATTACCCAAGTAAAATTTTGGCCAACTGAAGATATTAGCACTTTTTTGCCATCTGCCACTGTGACTACTAGAGGTTTAAGATCTTCAATCTTGCACCCAATTCTTGCAACTACATGGACATCCAAGAAGTAATGGGTGCTGCCACTATCAATAAGTATGTGTAAAGGCTTTTTGTTGTATCTCCCTTTGACATGCATGGTTCTAAAATTTGGAACCCTTGTCAAGGCATTGACAGATATTTGTGCCTCCTCAAACTGTGTTGCAGCCCCCCTATATGGTTTTCTATCTCAACAGTGTCCTCCTCTATGTCATCAACCTCCATGAGGTGAATTTGTAGTTTCTTGTGTGTCAAGCTATGCTCCATAGAAAATGGCTCATCATAGAAATAATACAACCCTTTGGCCCTTCTTTCACTCATGAATGCTGGTGTCAAATTCTTGGTGAATCTTGGTTTGGTTTTCATGGACTTTGGTTCAGTTATTGTCGGTGGTTTAGGTTCCAACAAGGATTTGATTGGGACTGCAGGTTTATTCTTGCTAGGCAGTGTGGCTGCAGTACCTTGCAGAGCCGCAGATTCATACAATTTGGCTAGGTTATATGCTTTCATCATTGGCTGGGTTGAAACATACGAACCATCATTTGCACCTCAATTTTCAACCCTCCCAAGAAACAACTTAAGGAGTAGTTTGCTGGTAAATCCAATCGTGTCATGATGGCATCAAATTGCTCATGGTACTCACTAATGGTACCCTTCTGTCTCAAATTCATTAGCTCAGCCATAGGATCATCACAAGCATCCCCAAATCTTTCAGTCAAGATTTGAACATATTCTTCCCAACTAGGGAGGTGTTGAGACTAGAGAATTTTCCTAGATGCATGATGCCATTTAAGGGCTTTTCCTTCAAAATGCACGATGGCTAACTTGGTTTTAACTTCTGGAGGGGTTTCATCCATCAAGAAGTAAGTTTCGCATTGGTATAGCCATTCTTTCACATTATCCCCATTAAATCTAGGAAACTCAATTCTTGATAACCTAGTATAGCCAGCATAATGTGTAAATCGGTCACCTGAGGCCCCATTGCCATCGTGACGCCCTTGTATTGCCCGATTCTTCTGAGAAGAGCTGACATCCTCTTTGTCTTTGGCGACTAGCCTTTCGTCCAATGCCATCTTGAGTGATTCACTCAATGTATACTATAGGGAGCTTGCTAATTCTGCCAATTTTAGTTCCATTTTCTCAACAATATGATTTTCCAATCTTTCTTCCATCTCTCTCAGAGATGCTTGAGTGC
This region includes:
- the LOC114374722 gene encoding uncharacterized protein LOC114374722, yielding MRSNQLLAKQSKCYFGVPQVEYLGHVIYIEGVSTDPAKIVAVQNWPMSATLKQLIGFLGLAGYYRRFVRNYGTMARPLTEMLKKDKFQWTPAAKIAFQQLQESFTSASVLSMPNFT
- the LOC114374741 gene encoding uncharacterized protein LOC114374741; translation: MALDERLVAKDKEDVSSSQKNRAIQGRHDGNGASGDRFTHYAGYTRLSRIEFPRFNGDNVKEWLYQCETYFLMDETPPEVKTNWEEYVQILTERFGDACDDPMAELMNLRQKGTISEYHEQFDAIMTRLDLPANYSLSCFLGGLKIEVQMMVRMFQPSQ